A region of Fusarium keratoplasticum isolate Fu6.1 chromosome 6, whole genome shotgun sequence DNA encodes the following proteins:
- a CDS encoding MFS domain-containing protein codes for METIGDEKHPDALQSDLAGKSDSDTDAIQWTEEEEKRLLRKVDLIILPLLILGFFALQLDRGNIGNALTDGFFKDVGITQNQFNVGQQLLSLGIILLEIPSNLILYRVGPTIWIGGQIVAWGLVATFQAFQKGLGPFMATRLLLGLCEAGFIPASLFTLTRWYKREETSKRYSWFFIGNLVAGAVTGLIAYGILHMRGVAGLAGWQWLFILEGIFTILVGIAFLVTFPTQVAKPVSLLGFRYFNEREAQILYERVLRDDPTKAQVKQSVTWEEMRNVLTDWKLLPHVGFTICGLAPASAFGSYAPSLVASFGYKPLESNAMSSVGSWLLLFTNLFWGWASDKMRARGPMVVLGFVIGLAFNIGMYVLVDSTNSNLKFAIFTLSNAFSWPWHPVNGAWLSLNARTPGERSVTLAIHIMSANCAGIVGKQLFRSEDAPNYPIGFGVIMALTAVAVVLSCVANLQYYFCNGRKLARSGLRYSY; via the exons ATGGAGACCATAGGAGACGAGAAGCATCCAGACGCTCTTCAGAGTGATCTTGCCGGAAAGTCTGACTCGGACACTGATGCTATTCAGTggacagaggaggaggaaaagagactCCTTCGCAA GGTTGATCTTATCATCTTGCCCCTCTTGATTCTAGGCTTCTTTGCCCTGCAGCTCGACAGAGGAAACAT TGGCAATGCTCTGACcgatggcttcttcaaggatgTCGGGATTACCCAGAACCAGTTCAATGTTGGCCAGCAGTTGCTGTCGCTGGGTATCATTCTTCTTGAA ATCCCTAGCAACCTCATCCTGTACCGTGTTGGCCCGACTATCTGGATCGGCGGTCAGATCGTAGCATG GGGTCTGGTCGCAACCTTCCAGGCCTTCCAGAAGGGCCTTGGTCCATTCATGGCTACAAGACTCCTCCTTGG ACTTTGCGAGGCGGGTTTCATTCCGGCTTCTCTCTTTACTCTGACCCGATGGTACAAGAGAGAGGAGACTAGCAAGCGATACTCTTGGTTCTTCATCGGCAACCTGGTCGCTGGCGCCGTAACTGGCCTTATTGCCTATGGCAT CTTGCACATGCGAGGAGTCGCCGGCCTGGCTGGATGGCAATGGCTATTCATT CTCGAGGGAATCTTCACCATTCTTGTTGGTATCGCTTTTCTGGTCACGTTCCCTACCCAAGTTGCAAAGCCGGTCTCCCTTCTCGGTTTCCGCTACTTCAATGAGCGGGAGGCCCAGATCCTCTACGAGAGAGTCTTGCGTGATGATCCTACCAAGGCCCAGGTCAAGCAGAGCGTCACATGGGAAGAGATGAGGAATGTC TTGACTGACTGGAAGCTACTACCTCACGTCGGCTTCACGATCTGCGGTCTTGCACCCGCTTCTGCCTTCGGTTCATATGCGCCAAGCTTGGTTGCTAGCTTCGGATATAAGCCTCTCGAGTCCAACGCCATGTCTTCAGTTGGATCCTGGCTGCTGTTGTTTACCAACTTGTTTTGGGGTTGGGCTAG TGATAAGATGAGAGCCCGTGGACCCATGGTTGTACTCGGCTTTGTAATCGGTCTGGCTTTCAAC ATTGGCATGTATGTGTTGGTTGACTCGACAAACTCCAACCTCAAGTTTGCCATCTTTACCCTTTCAAACGCCttttcatggccatggc ACCCCGTCAACGGCGCCTGGCTCTCATTGAACGCGAGAACACCTGGTGAGCGATCAGTCACGCTGGCCATCCACATCATGTCGGCCAACTGCGCTGGAATCGTGGGAAAGCAGCTCTTCCGCTCAGAGGATGCGCCCAACTATCCTATCGGATTTGGTGTTATCATGGCCCTCACAGCTGTGGCGGTCGTGCTGTCGTGTGTTGCCAACCTTCAGTACTACTTCTGCAATGGACGGAAGCTGGCTCGAAGCGGATTGAGGTATTCGTATTAA
- a CDS encoding Mitochondrial distribution and morphology protein 10: protein MREFMDYVHSAFYEATGWNRDNSYAALNATTDALLNFQTPRGLRLTLSALASPNFATSYQLGSVGIVDGSISYLFSSVPLRLLLTPQSETVNLPELLRSFRPLAELPHRTDPLLQTPKDKPESSLLYGRLYLPQSLVEAMVVRRLSPALQVQLSAVSAQHLRNGGTVLGLAQYDVGKYALEGLASSDGGLLGFRGVYNFGGDAENPSAPRLSDNGNGERERIYGRFSTGGEFYYGTLNKSGGISLGTRFATLPSHTGTPLSATLTLNPLMGNISASYAVVAGRHCSLATRMEFNVFSYESAWAIGMELWRKPFTRPVLDEDVDPGRPKERSFQAKLEWRLDEPEPVIVKPPKEEIDPDKPEEEKYAGVLKTRLDQNLRIGVLWEGRVKSLLFSLGSGIDLRKLDKPFRTLGLEIQFSS, encoded by the exons ATGCGCGAGTTTATGGACTATGTCCACAGCGCCTTCTACGAAGCTACGGGTTGGAACCGCGACAACTCGTACGCGGCGCTGAATGCGACCACCGATG CACTCCTGAATTTTCAGACCCCCCGTGGGCTGCGGCTTACCCTCTCCGCTCTTGCAAGCCCTAACTTTGCGACATCCTACCAGCTCGGCTCCGTTGGCATCGTCGATGGCTCCATCTCGTACCTTTTCTCTTCAGTCCCGCTGCGACTCCTCCTCACACCACAATCGGAAACAGTAAATCTACCGGAGCTCCTGCGCTCGTTCCGACCCCTCGCCGAGCTCCCCCACCGAACCGATCCCTTGCTGCAGACCCCAAAGGACAAGCCCGAATCATCACTTCTGTATGGCCGACTCTATCTCCCCCAGTCTCTTGTCGAGGCAATGGTGGTCAGGCGGCTATCGCCCGCGTTGCAGGTCCAGCTGAGTGCCGTGTCTGCGCAACACCTTAGAAACGGAGGGACAGTTCTGGGGTTGGCGCAGTACGATGTGGGAAAGTATGCCCTAGAAGGACTGGCCTCTTCAGATGGAGGACTGCTGGGCTTCAGAGGAGTGTACAACTTTGGCGGCGATGCCGAAAACCCGTCGGCGCCGAGACTCTCCGACAATGGAAATggtgagagggagaggataTATGGGCGGTTCAGCACCGGCGGAGAATTCTATTACGGCACGCTGAATAAGTCTGGTGGGATCAGCCTGGGAACTCGTTTCGCGACATTACCCTCGCATACGGGGACGCCGTTATCCGCAACGCTGACCCTCAACCCCCTGATGGGTAATATCAGCGCGAGTTACGCCGTGGTGGCCGGAAGGCATTGCAGCCTCGCCACTCGGATGGAGTTTAACGTCTTTAGCTACGAGAGTGCCTGGGCCATTGGTATGGAACTCTGGCGGAAACCGTTTACGCGACCTGTCTTGGATGAAGACGTCGATCCCGGTCGACCAAAGGAGCGTAGCTTCCAAGCAAAGCTCGAGTGGCGGCTAGACGAGCCGGAGCCAGTTATCGTCAAACCTCcaaaggaggagattgaccCAGATAAGCCCGAAGAGGAGAAATACGCCGGCGTTCTCAAGACGCGGTTGGACCAGAACCTCCGAATAGGGGTGCTCTGGGAGGGGCGGGTCAAgtccctcctcttcagcctggGAAGCGGAATCGACCTGCGGAAACTGGACAAGCCCTTTCGGACACTTGGATTGGAAATCCAGTTCTCTTCATGA